The Oncorhynchus keta strain PuntledgeMale-10-30-2019 unplaced genomic scaffold, Oket_V2 Un_contig_24803_pilon_pilon, whole genome shotgun sequence genomic sequence gcgagacagacagagagagcgaagcagagacagacagacaagcgaAGCGAGACAGACGAAGAAGCAGAGCGAACAGACAGAGAAGACGAAgcgaagacagacagacagacagacaagacagacagagcgaaAGCGAGACGAGACAGAAgcgagagcagagacagacaagcgagaccagacagacagacaaacgaggacgagacagacagagaagcgaaagcgagacagacagagaagagcgagacgaagcgagacagacagagacgagagcgagacagacagacaagcagagacagacagagagacgacgagacgagacagacgagagacgagagcagagacagacagagagcagacgagacagacagagacagcagaaagcgagacagacagacagagcgagacagagacagcagacgaGAACAGACAGAAAGCGAGACAGACAAACGAGACAGAcaagcgagacagacagagcaggacagacaagagcgagacagacaaacgagagacgagacagagacgaAGGCGAGACAGACAAGCGAAGAAGCGAGAGCAGACGAGACAGACAAGCGAAGCAGAAAGCGAgaaaggcagagacagacagaacgaaGGAAGCCATGAGACAGACAAACGAAGAAGAGAAGCGAAAAGAAGCGAGACAAGACAAGCGAGAAGCGAGAAAAGCAAAGACAGACAAAGCGAGAAGAAGCAGAAAGCAGAGACAGACAAACGAAGAAGCGAAAGCAGAGACAGACAAGCGAAGAGCGAAGAAAGCGAGACAGACAAACGAAGAAGCGAAAgcgagacagacaaacagagaagaaagcgagacagacagacgaagaagagcagagacagacagaacgaaGAAAGCAGAGACAGAcaagcgagacagacagacaagcgaAGACAGACGAAGAAAGCGAGACAGACAAAGCGAAGAGCAgacgagacagagcgagagagagcgagacgagaCAGACAAACGAGaagaagacagaagagagagcgaagagaagcgagagagacagagcgaggcgAGACAGAcaagcgagacagacagacagagcgagacagacagaagaagcgagacagacagaagcgagacagacagagagagcgagacagacagagagagcgagacagacagagagagcgagacagacagacagacgacagacagacagacagacagacagacagacagacagacagacagacagacagacagacagaacagaagcagagagagacacagagagagagacagagagagacagagcgagagaagagagacagacagacagagacagagacacagagagagacagacagagagagacagacagagagagacagacagacagagacagacagagacagagacagacacagagagagacagacacagagagagacagacagacagacacagagagagacagacagacagacagacacagagagagacagacagacagacagacacagagagacagacagacagacagacacagagagagacagacagacagacagacacagagagacagacagacagacagacacagagagagacagacagacacagagagagacagacagacagagaagagagagagagacagagagagagagacagacacagagagagagagacacagagagagagagacagagagagcgacagacagacagagacagacagacacagagagagagagagagtctctctctcacacgtcaCCTGAGTGTTGGCAGAGGGGTTGTTGTCAGTGATGAACTTGGGGAGGATCAGGAGGGCCACAGTGGAAGCTCCGCACCACAGGAAACACAACCACTTCAACGTGGGGCGCTCTGGGGGAAGAGATACACACAGTGTTGCTGCCCCTCCTGGTTTTGTAGAGGTGACCTGTTTCAGACACACCTGTGAGATACCTGAGCTAGAGAAAGTAGGGAAAGGCTTGAACAGGTGTGGCAAGAcctccctctcgctttctgtccCTCAAATCAGTCACTCTGTCTTTATTGACAgatacatacccacacacacacacacacacacaattgtgtaGATGTACTGTTAAGTAATCCAATGTCTTCATTTTTGTGTTACAGCCCTCGGCTGCAAACTGGACTAACAAAGGAGCTTTACAAGGTGAGAATTTGTCAGTAATCAACTTTTAGTAGAAACTAGCAATTTcacttgaacacacacacagtcatgtcaAACACATTAGGCATGGATAACTGGGCATGGGCAGAGCTGTTAGCATTGTCTATAGGGAACACATCTAGCATATTAGTGAGTACACAGACTGGAGTACACTATAGCACACCAacacactgtgcttctacacctgcattgcttgctgtttggggttttaggctgggtttctgtacagcactttgagatatcagctgatgtacgaaggtctatataaataaaatgtgattgattgattgaactaCAATTACAAGGAACAACGCTGATTACTTTTAGATGAGTTGTTCTTTATCTTGTAGTAGAGGAACTGGGAGATGAGCAGGAGATCAGTGAAGATGTAGAACACTACTGTCACaatctgagagagagaagagagaaatatATGATTTTGACAACAGTGGCACCCTCTGCAGGTAGGAATAGGTAAGGGTCAGGAAAAGGCAAGGGTCAGGAAAAACAGGAGTCAAGGAAAAACATAGGtcaggaaaagagaaagaggtcAAAGAAAAACAAAGATCAGAAAAAAACAAAGATCAAGGGAAAAACAAAAGGTCAAGGAAAACAAGGGTCAGGGAAAAACATAGGTCAGGGAAAAAGGCAAAGAAAGTCAAAGGAAAAACAAAAGTCAAGGAAAAACAAAGTCAAAGAGAAAAACAAAGATCAAAGAAAAACAAAGATCAAAGAAAAAAACTATAAAGTCAAAGGAAAAACATAAGTCAAGGAGAAAAACCTCGATCAAAGGAAAAAAAAACATAAGTCAAAGGGAAAAACATAAGATCAAAGGAAAAACCTCGATCAAGAAAAACATCGGTCAAGAAAAACCTCGTAAAAAGGAAAAACCTCGATCAAGGAAAAACATAAGATCAAAGAAAAACATCGTCAGAGGAAAAACATAAATCAAGAAAaacataggtcagggaaaggcatatgtCAGGAAAGGCATATGTCAGGGAAAAGCATAGAAATCAAAGAAAAAACATAAATCAGGAAAAACTACTCGAGTCAAAGGAAAACATCATTAAAGAGAAAAACATAAATGAAAAACTTATAAAGTCAAAGGAAAAACATAAGTCAGAAAAACATAAATAAGAAAAAAGTCAAGGAAAAACCTCGATCAAAGGAAAACATATATCAGGGAAAACATAGAATCAAGGAAAAACATAAGTCAAAGAGAAAAAACATAAATCAAAAAAAACATAAGTCAAGGAAAAAACACGATCAAGAAAAACATAAAGTCAGAAAAACATCGTCAAGAGAAAAACATAGCGTCAAAGGAAAAACATAAGTCAGAGAAAAACATCGATCAAAGAAAAACCTCGTCAAAGGAAAAACATAAGTCAAAGGAAAAACCAAATCAAAGAAAAGGTCAGGAAAAGGGTCAGGGAAAGGGTCAGGGAAAAGGTCAGGGAAAGAGGGTCAGGAAAAGGGTCAGGAAAAGAGGTCAGGAAAGAATCAGGGAAAAGATCAGAAAAGATCAGGGAAAAACATATAGTCAAAGGAAAAAACATAAAGTCAGGAAAAACCTCgatcaaagaaaaaaacataagTCAAAGGAAAAACATCGATCAAGAAAAACACTCGATCAAGAAAAACATAAGTCAGAAAAGCATAAATCAAAGAAAAACGCAAGTCAAAGAAAAACATAAGTCAAAGGAAAAACATAAAGTCAAGGAAAAAACATCGTCAAAGAAAAACATAAGTCAAGAGAAAAGCATAAATCAGGGAAAAGCATATCAAGAAATCTAGGTCAAGGGAAAGAGCATAAATCAGGAAAAAACATAGGTCAAGGAAAAAACGAGGAAAAATCAAAGAAAAGATCAGAAACAAGGTCAAAGGAaaatggagggacatcatcaaggGAAAAACAAGGAGTCAGGGAAAaacataggtcagggaaaggcataggtcagggaatgGAGGACAAGGTAAGGGAAAGGTTCAGGGGAAAGGCAATGTCAGGGAAACATATGTCAAGGAAAACATAAGTCAAGGAAAAACCTCGATCAAAGGAAAAACATAAGTCAAAAAGAAAAACATAAGTCAAAGAAAAAAGGATCAAAGGAAAAACCTCGTCAAGAAAAAaaatcaaagaaaaaaacataaatCAGGGAAAAACTTATAAGTCAAAGCATCAAGGAAAAACATAAGTCAAGGAAAAAAACAGGAAGAAAAGGAAAACATAAGTCAAAGGAAAAGTTCAGGAAAGCATATGATCAGAAAAACCTCGAGTCAAAGAAAAACATAAGTCAAAGGAAAAACATAAGTCAAGGAAAAACATAAAGTCAAGGAAAAACATAAGTCAGAAAAAAACATAAGTCAAAGAAAACCACTCGGTCAAAGGGAAAAACATAGGTCAGGAAGAGCATAGGTCgaggaaaggcataggtcagggaaaggcataggtcagggaaagagCATAGGTAAGGAAAAGAGTCAGGAAAAGTCATATATCCAGGAAAAACGCATATGTCAAAGGGAAAAACACCGATCAAGAGAAAAACATCGAGTCAAAGAAAAACATAAGTCAAGAGAAAAACATAAGTCAGAAAAACATAAGTCAAGGAAAAACATAAAGTCAAAGGAAAAACATAAGTCAAGAAAAACTAAGTCAGAGAAAAACATAAATGAAAAAAAACATCATGAGGAAAACATAAGTCAAAGAAAAAACTCAGAATCAAGGAAAAAACATAAAGTCAAAGAAAAACGCCAGTCAAGAAAAACATAGGTCAAAGGAAAAGCATAAGTCAGAAAAACATAAGTAAAGGAAAAGGTTCAGGAAAAGGCATATGTCAAGGAAAAACGTCAAGTCAAAGGAAAAACATAAGTCAAGAGAAAAACATAAGTCAAGAGAAAAACATAAGTCGAGAGAAAAACATATATCGAGAAAAACACTCATCGAGAAAAACATCGTCAGAAACATAAATCGAGAAAAACATAGATCAAGAGAAAAACATAAGTCAAGAGAAAAGCATAGGTCAAGAAAAACATAAGTCAAGAGAAAAGCATAAGTCAAGAGAAAACCAAGTCAGGAAAAGTCAAGGAAAGAACATAGGTCAAGGAAAAACATAGATAAGAGAAAAAGGTCAAGGAAAATCATATATCAAGAGAAAAACATAAGTCAAGGAAAAACATAAGTCAAGAAAAAACATAAGTCAAGAGAAAAACATAAAGTCAAAGGAAAAACATAAGTCAAGAAAAACATAAGTCAAGGAAAAACATAAGTCAAGAAAAACATAAAGTCAAGGAAAAACATAAGTCAGGAAAAACATATGTGAGGAAAAGCATATGTAGAGAAAGAGCATAGGTGAGAAAAGGTCAAGGAAAAGCATATAGTCAAAGGAAAAACATAAGTCAAAGGAAAGACATAGGTCAAGGAAAAGGCATATGTCAAGGAAAAACATAGGTCAAGGAAAAGCATAAGTCAAGGAGAAAAACATAGGTCAAGGGAAAAACATATGTCAAGGAAAAAGCATATGATCAGAGAAAAACATATATCGAGAAAGACCAGAGAAAAGCATAGGTCaagggaaaggcataggtaaAGGAAAGGCAtatgtcagggaaaggcataggtcagggaaaagcatatgtcagggaaaggcatatgtCAGAGAAAGAGCATATGTCAAGGGAAAAACATATAGTCAAGAGAAAAACATAAGTCAAGAGAAAAACATCGATCAAATGAGAAAAAAGGTCAAGAAAAACATAAATCAAGGAAAAACATCAAGTCAAAGAGAAAAACATAAGTCAAGAGAAAAACATAAGTCAAAGAAAAACATAAGTCAAAGGAAAAACATAAGTCAAGGAAAAACATAAGTCAAGAGAAAAACATAAAGTCAAGGAAAAACATAAGTCAAGGAAAAACATAAGTCAAAGGTCAAGGAAAGAGTAAAGGTCAAGGAGAAAAACATAGAGTCAAGGAAAGAACATAAAGCATAGGTCAAGGGAAAAAGCATAAGTCAAGAGAAAAACATAAGTAAAGTCAAGAGAAAAACATAAGTCAAGGAAAAACATAAGTCAGGAGTCAAAGAAAAAGCATATGTCAAGGAAAAAGTAAGGTCAAGGAAAAACATAAGTAAAgatcaaaggaaaaacatcaggtCAAGAGAAAAGCATAAGTAAGATCAAGGAAAAAGCATAGATCAAGGAAAGACATATGAGTCAGGAAAAGACTATAGATCAGGAAAGACATAGGTCAAGGGAAAGGCATAGATCAAGGAAAAGCATAGATCAAGAGAAAAACTATAAGTCAAAGAAAAACATATAGATCAGAGAAAAACATGAGTCAGAGAAAAACATAAGTCAAGAGAAAAACATAAGTCAAGGAAAAACATAAGTCAAAGAGAAAAACATAAGTCAGGAAAAACATAAGTCAAGGAAAAACATAAAGTCAAGGAAAAACATAGAGTCAAGGAAAAACATATAGTCAAGAGGAAAAACATAGGTCAAGGAAAAAGCATAGAGTCAAGGAAAAACATAAGTCAAAGGAAAAACATAAATCAGAGAAAAAGATCAAGAAAAACATATGTCAAGGAAAAGCATAAGTCAGAAAAACATAAGTCAAGGAAAAACACTCAGATCAAGGAAAAACATATGTCAGAAAAACATAAGTCGAGAAAACCTCGATCAAGAAAAAGCATAGGTCAAGGAAAAACATAGGTCAAGGAAAAACATACAGTCAAGAGAAAAACATCAAGTCAAGGAAAAGCATAGAGTCAAGGAAAAGAGCATAGGTCAAGGAAAAACATAGATAAGGAAAGAGTCAAGAGAAAAAGTCATATATCAAGAGAAAAACATAAGTCAAGGAAAAACATAAGTCAAAGGAAAAACATAGGTCAAGAGAAAAACATAGAATCAAAGAGAAAAACATAAGTCAAGGAAAAACATAAGTCAAAGAAAAACATCAAGTCAAGGAAAAACATAAGATCAAAGAGAAAAAACCTCGAGTCAAGGAAAAACATCGATCGAAAAAGTCAAGAAAAACATAAGTCAAGGAAAAACATAAATCAAAGGAAAAACATAAGTCAAGAGAAAAAACCTCAGATCAAGAAAAACATAAATCAAGGAAAAACATCAAGTCAAAGGAAAAACATAAGTCAAAGGAACAAGATCAGAAAAACATATGTCAAGGAAAAACATAGGTCAAGGAAAAACACTCGATCAAGGAAAAAGCATAGGTCAGGAAAAACATAAGTCAGAGAAAGAAGCATATGATCGAGAAGAACATAGATCAGAAAGACACTCGGTCAAGGAAAAACATAGGTCAAGAAAAACATAAGTCAAGGAAAAACATACGATCAAAGAGAAAGACATAGGTCAAGGGAAAAACATAGGTCAAGGAAAGAGCATAGGTCAAGGAAAGAGTCAAGGAAAGAGCATAGGTCAAGGGAAAAGCATAGGTCAAGGAAAAGAGTCAGAGAAAAGTCATATATCAAGAGAAAAACCGTCGATCAGAAGAGAAAAACATCAAGTCAAGGAAAAACATAAGTCAAGGAAAAACATAAAGTCAAGGAAAAACATAAGTCAGGAAAAACATAAGTCAAGGAAAGAACATAAGTCAAGAGAAAAACATCAGTCAAAGGAAAAACATAAGTCAAGAGAAAAACATATGTCAAGGAAAAGACATATGTAAAGAAAAACATAGAGTGAGAAAAGGTCAGGAAAAGACATATGTCAAGGAAAAGCATAAGTCAAGGAAAAACATAAGATCAAGGAAAAGCATATAGTCAAGGGAAAAAGCATAGGTCAAGAAGAACATAAGGTCAAGGAAAAAGCATAAGTCAAGAAAGAGCATAAGTCAGGAAAAACATATGTCAGGGAAAGAGCATATGTCAAGGAAAAGATCAAGGAAAACATAAGTCAGAAAAGCATAGGTCAAGGAAAGGCATATGTCAAgagaaaggcataggtcaggaaAAGCATATGTCAGGAGAAAAGGCATATGTCAGGAAAAAGCATATGTCAGGAGAAAAACATAAATCAAGGGAAAAGAGCATAAGGTAAAGAAAAAGAGGTCAAGGAAAGAACATAAGTCAGAAAAACGCATCAAAGGAAAAACATAAAGTCAAGAAAAACGCATAAGTCAAGAGGAAAAACATAAAGTCAAGGAAAAACACTCAAGTCAAGAGAAAAACATAGAGTCAAGGAAAAGACATAGGTCAAGAGAAAGCATAGAGTCAAGGGTCAAGGAAAAGTAAGGTCAAGGAAAAGTAGAGATCAGAGGAAAAAGTAAGAGTCAAGGAAAAGACATAAGTAAGAGTCAAGAGAAAAGCATAGGTAAAGATCAAGGAAAAACATAGATCAGGAGAAAAACATAAGTCAGAGAGAAAAGAGTAAAGGTCAGGGAAAAGCAAGGTCAAGGAAAAAGCAAAGGTCAAGGGAAAGACATAAGTAAGGTCAGGAAAGAGCATAGGTAGGGTCAGGAAAAACATAAGTAGGATCAAGGAAAGAGCATAGGTAGAGGTCAGGGAAAGAAGGGTCAGGGAAAAGGTATAGGGTCAGGGAAAGACATAGGTAAGGATCAGGAACAGTAGAGTCAGGGAAAGACATAGGTAAGGGAAAGCATCAAGTCAGAGAAAAGC encodes the following:
- the LOC127922165 gene encoding putative uncharacterized protein DDB_G0271982; protein product: RDRQKKRDRQKRDRQRERDRQRERDRQRERDRQTDDRQTRQRETEEERERQRERDRHRERETQRERD